A region of Pyxidicoccus parkwaysis DNA encodes the following proteins:
- a CDS encoding glycoside hydrolase 5 family protein, which yields MRTMSLSCRTAAAALAFALCACGDGEPVMLEAVAADCAGAAAQHLDRLPSGSMVVNAYFLQEEAARDVRRGLAESPVLEEVFAKAAALGVRAVRTNGHNDAASKIGDSAMQVAPLQYDEVSLVGLDRVLARARVHGVRLVLTLGNYWDAYGGARQYVAWAGLPNPVEGDPRFFTEPSVVAHYKAHVARLLERVNTVDGIRYGDHPAVLAWELLNEPRGKGLDREGVKLRAWIDDVAQEVKAHAPGQLVGTGEEGFEPAPEGYDGAFWSAVGAPMLRTPGSSFSRNTASPFIDFASVHFYPEAWGLDGPGTAVAGAKWIQEHAAIARSLGKPLFVGELGLRNEGDLDLSQRRALYRGWLECMREEGLGAGALWMFANDARPDAWDAHTFYFRDGTAPEDPVNRYADLIIEAAAAARP from the coding sequence GGAGCTGCGGCACAGCACCTGGACCGGCTGCCCTCCGGCAGCATGGTGGTGAACGCGTACTTCCTCCAGGAAGAGGCGGCACGCGACGTGCGGCGCGGGCTCGCGGAGTCGCCGGTGCTGGAGGAGGTCTTCGCGAAGGCCGCGGCGCTGGGCGTGCGCGCGGTGCGGACCAACGGGCACAACGACGCGGCGTCGAAGATTGGCGACAGCGCGATGCAGGTGGCTCCGCTCCAGTACGACGAGGTGTCGCTCGTGGGGTTGGACCGTGTACTCGCGCGAGCGCGGGTGCACGGCGTGCGGCTGGTGCTCACGCTGGGCAACTACTGGGATGCGTACGGAGGCGCACGCCAGTACGTGGCGTGGGCGGGCTTGCCGAATCCCGTGGAGGGAGACCCGCGCTTCTTCACCGAGCCCTCCGTGGTGGCGCACTACAAGGCGCACGTGGCGCGGCTGCTGGAGCGGGTGAACACGGTGGACGGCATCCGCTACGGAGACCATCCGGCGGTGCTCGCGTGGGAGTTGCTCAACGAACCACGAGGGAAAGGACTCGACCGGGAAGGTGTGAAGCTGCGCGCGTGGATTGATGACGTGGCGCAGGAGGTGAAGGCGCACGCGCCCGGACAGCTCGTGGGCACGGGCGAGGAGGGCTTCGAGCCGGCACCGGAAGGCTACGACGGAGCCTTCTGGTCGGCGGTGGGCGCGCCGATGCTGCGCACGCCGGGCTCCAGCTTCTCGCGCAACACGGCGTCGCCGTTCATCGACTTCGCGTCGGTGCACTTCTATCCGGAGGCCTGGGGACTGGACGGTCCAGGCACGGCGGTGGCGGGCGCGAAGTGGATTCAAGAGCACGCGGCGATTGCGCGCAGCCTGGGCAAGCCGCTGTTCGTCGGTGAATTGGGATTGCGCAACGAGGGCGACCTCGACCTGTCCCAGCGCCGCGCGCTCTATCGCGGCTGGCTGGAGTGCATGCGCGAGGAGGGACTGGGCGCCGGAGCGCTGTGGATGTTCGCCAACGACGCACGGCCCGATGCTTGGGACGCGCACACGTTCTACTTCCGCGACGGCACGGCTCCGGAGGACCCGGTGAATCGCTACGCGGACCTCATCATCGAGGCGGCCGCGGCGGCGCGGCCCTGA
- a CDS encoding peptidoglycan-binding domain-containing protein: MLQVGSRGSDVTRLQQTLSRAGYNAGAADGIFGAKTKSAVQAYQRAHHLTADGVVGNNTGRSLFNSRNQDLWDGKPDGGRPGGTQGTPGNFPVNGSNRQKLDFASNLARQMGLRITSTTGGTHTPGSYHYKGRAIDVAGSPSQMAAYYRRLAGTRPTELFYDPVGGIKNGNNIGAIGGHRDHVHVAY, from the coding sequence ATGCTCCAGGTCGGTTCGCGCGGTTCGGATGTGACGCGGCTCCAGCAGACGCTGTCTCGCGCTGGCTACAACGCGGGTGCGGCGGACGGCATCTTCGGGGCGAAGACGAAGTCGGCGGTGCAGGCCTATCAGCGGGCGCACCACCTGACGGCGGACGGCGTCGTCGGCAACAACACGGGCCGCTCGCTGTTCAACTCGCGCAACCAGGACCTGTGGGACGGCAAGCCGGACGGTGGCCGCCCGGGCGGTACGCAGGGCACGCCGGGCAACTTCCCGGTGAATGGCAGCAACCGCCAGAAGCTGGACTTCGCGTCGAACCTGGCGCGGCAGATGGGGTTGAGGATTACGTCCACCACGGGCGGCACGCACACGCCGGGCTCGTACCACTACAAGGGCCGCGCCATCGACGTGGCGGGCAGCCCGTCGCAGATGGCCGCGTACTACCGCCGCCTGGCCGGCACGCGCCCCACGGAGCTCTTCTATGACCCGGTGGGCGGCATCAAGAACGGCAACAACATCGGCGCCATCGGCGGCCACCGCGACCACGTGCACGTCGCGTACTGA
- a CDS encoding response regulator, whose product MTGASVDAPPPAAPPIRVFVVEDQTKILKNQLRLFEGQQDIDIVGTALSGEAALEEVPKVMPDVLLLDLGLPRMSGIDVTREVKARFPKMEILIFTIFDEEDKVLEAVKAGASGYLLKGAPVDKIIEAIKEVRAGGTVIQPNLARRLLRHFRVDPDSSPVPTEPVAPLPAAPVEPAPEVSAAPVETASSQEPPLKPLSDREREILQLIAKGVSNSEAARLLSLSKATIRTHLEHIYRKLEVTNRVEAVTEGIRKGLISV is encoded by the coding sequence ATGACCGGAGCCTCCGTGGACGCCCCGCCTCCCGCCGCGCCCCCCATCCGCGTCTTCGTGGTGGAAGACCAGACGAAGATCCTCAAGAACCAGCTCCGCCTCTTCGAGGGGCAGCAGGACATCGACATCGTCGGCACCGCGCTGTCCGGCGAGGCCGCGCTCGAGGAAGTGCCCAAGGTGATGCCGGACGTGCTGCTGCTCGACCTCGGGCTGCCGCGCATGAGCGGCATCGACGTCACGCGCGAGGTGAAGGCGCGCTTCCCGAAGATGGAGATCCTCATCTTCACCATCTTCGACGAGGAGGACAAAGTGCTGGAGGCGGTGAAGGCCGGCGCGTCCGGCTACCTCCTCAAGGGCGCCCCGGTGGACAAGATCATCGAGGCCATCAAGGAGGTCCGCGCGGGCGGCACCGTCATCCAGCCCAACCTCGCCCGCCGGCTGCTGCGTCACTTCCGCGTGGACCCGGACTCCAGCCCCGTGCCCACCGAGCCCGTGGCGCCGCTGCCCGCGGCCCCCGTCGAGCCCGCGCCCGAGGTGAGCGCCGCCCCGGTGGAGACCGCGTCCTCGCAGGAGCCGCCGCTCAAGCCGCTGTCGGACCGCGAGCGGGAAATCCTCCAGCTCATCGCCAAGGGCGTCTCCAACAGCGAGGCGGCCCGGCTCCTCAGCCTCAGCAAGGCCACCATCCGCACCCACCTGGAGCACATCTACCGGAAGCTCGAGGTCACCAACCGCGTCGAGGCCGTCACCGAGGGCATCCGCAAGGGCTTGATTTCCGTGTGA
- a CDS encoding sensor histidine kinase, whose protein sequence is MNPHLALGEETPANDLRARVREVLERRKLTDSVSAEQATASWEQDRFVARARALFYARMMFLTLGLLILAVPAWSGYFGLTGPFAFVGYFTMLLYSVANLLVIDHPRAGRWVTYTTLCLDLTITVVLIVKPQVGGGLQSPLLATQLLFTTLFSILYPKPLAILPPLLALPITTRLDLLLNRSVTAVELLTLLWYLALNFIIVYVLVYLNEREATAHREVVALQGDLKELAVVEERNRLAREIHDGLGASLSSMIIQAEYILNLAREDGLRSEIRELKATAEESIEELRRNLRMMREDFELAQGLEDYAKTFRERTGLDIRFERTGLPRKLSPDAQLALFRILQESLSNAVKHAEAKSVQVRLDFSEDRVHLIVRDDGKGFDPARTPRGHYGLLNMRERAMKLGGQLIVDSTPGAGAQVAFSLPCLQS, encoded by the coding sequence ATGAACCCCCATCTCGCACTGGGCGAGGAGACGCCAGCCAACGACTTGCGCGCCCGCGTGCGGGAAGTGCTGGAGCGCCGCAAGCTCACGGACAGCGTCTCCGCCGAACAGGCCACCGCGTCCTGGGAACAGGACCGCTTCGTCGCCCGCGCCCGCGCGCTCTTCTACGCGCGCATGATGTTCCTCACGCTGGGCCTGCTCATCCTCGCGGTGCCCGCGTGGAGCGGCTACTTCGGCCTCACCGGGCCGTTCGCCTTCGTGGGCTACTTCACGATGCTGCTCTACAGCGTCGCGAACCTGCTCGTCATCGACCACCCGAGGGCCGGCCGCTGGGTGACGTACACCACGCTCTGCCTGGACCTGACCATCACCGTGGTCCTCATCGTCAAGCCCCAGGTGGGCGGCGGTCTGCAGAGCCCGCTGCTGGCCACGCAGCTCCTGTTCACCACGCTGTTCTCCATCCTCTACCCCAAGCCGCTGGCCATCCTCCCGCCGCTGCTGGCGCTGCCGATTACCACGCGCCTCGACCTGCTCCTCAACCGCTCGGTGACGGCGGTGGAGCTCTTGACGCTGCTCTGGTACCTCGCGCTCAACTTCATCATCGTCTACGTGCTCGTGTACCTGAACGAGCGCGAGGCCACCGCGCACCGCGAGGTGGTGGCGCTCCAGGGAGACTTGAAGGAGCTGGCCGTGGTGGAGGAGCGCAACCGGCTGGCGCGCGAAATCCATGACGGCCTGGGCGCGTCGCTCTCGTCCATGATCATCCAGGCCGAGTACATCCTGAACCTCGCGCGCGAGGACGGGCTGCGCTCGGAGATTCGCGAGCTGAAGGCCACCGCGGAGGAGTCCATCGAGGAGCTGCGCCGCAACCTGCGCATGATGCGCGAGGACTTCGAGCTGGCGCAGGGCCTGGAGGACTACGCGAAGACGTTCCGCGAGCGCACCGGCCTGGACATCCGCTTCGAGCGCACCGGCCTGCCGCGCAAGCTGTCCCCGGACGCGCAGCTCGCGCTGTTCCGCATCCTCCAGGAGTCGCTCTCCAACGCGGTGAAGCACGCGGAGGCGAAGAGCGTGCAGGTGCGGCTCGACTTCAGCGAGGACCGCGTCCACCTCATCGTTCGCGACGACGGCAAGGGCTTCGACCCGGCCCGCACGCCGCGCGGCCACTACGGCCTGTTGAACATGCGCGAGCGCGCCATGAAGCTCGGTGGCCAGCTCATCGTCGACTCGACACCGGGCGCTGGCGCCCAGGTGGCCTTCTCCCTCCCCTGCCTGCAGTCATGA